The following is a genomic window from Desulfovibrio sp. X2.
GATGGGACGGCGCAAGGTGCTTTTGCCCTCGCTCGTCGTCTTCGCCCTCGCGGGCGCGTCGTGCGCCCTGGCCAAGAGCTTCGTCGTCTTCCTGGCCCTGCGTGTGGTGCAGGGCTCGGCCGCCGCGGCGCTCGGCGTCATCTCGGCCACGCTGCTCGGCGACTTCTTCCACGGCCAGGACCTGGCCACGGCCACGGGGCTGAACGCGGCCATGCTGGCCATGGGCATGGCGGGCTATCCGCTCTTCGGCGGCATCCTGGGCCTGCTCGGCTGGCGCTGGCCCTTCCTCCTGCCGCTCCT
Proteins encoded in this region:
- a CDS encoding MFS transporter, producing the protein MHPLFRNQNLRLIFGVTLMSVLGVSTVIPVIPNLAEAFSLDPAHVGLVMAAFTLPGVFLTPVWGVVADRMGRRKVLLPSLVVFALAGASCALAKSFVVFLALRVVQGSAAAALGVISATLLGDFFHGQDLATATGLNAAMLAMGMAGYPLFGGILGLLGWRWPFLLPLL